The following nucleotide sequence is from Tissierellales bacterium.
CCCTTTCCTAATTTTCTAATAATTAATGCTTATTGTATATAAGCTCGCCTTACTTGTCAACTTTATTTTGTTGAAGTGCTCCACTTTATGTTGAAAAAGTGATTCAAATCACATCTCTAATACTGTATTTTAAGCTCTTTTTGTCAAATATATTTTTTTGCCAAATTTCTTCACTGAGTAGCGCTTGATATATAAGCATATCTATTCCATAAACCACTTTATGCCCTAAACACTTAGCCTCTTTTAAAAACTTTGTCTCATGCGGTTTATATACTATATCTGCAAAAACAGCTGTAGATTTAAACCCATCTACAATCATAGGTGACACCTCTTCATTAGGAGTCATACCTATAGATGTCGTGTTTATTACAAGGTCGTATTTTGATTTATCTTTCACTTCATTACCAATGTATTCTACTCTAATATCATTTAAGTCTTTTGCCAAATTCGAGCCACGTTTTTCATTTCTATTTATTATATCTAAACAATTAAAATCATGCTCACTAAGCGCAAATGCAATGC
It contains:
- the aroE gene encoding shikimate dehydrogenase; this translates as MSDVFVNSETRLYGLIGHLVESSKSPAIHNKLFESENINGTYLAFDVERRSLEEAVKGLRVLGARGFNVTIPFKESVIDYLDDIDASASDIGAVNTVLIENGRLVGYNTDGRGFCAVLEDEGVDLADSKILLIGAGGAARGIAFALSEHDFNCLDIINRNEKRGSNLAKDLNDIRVEYIGNEVKDKSKYDLVINTTSIGMTPNEEVSPMIVDGFKSTAVFADIVYKPHETKFLKEAKCLGHKVVYGIDMLIYQALLSEEIWQKNIFDKKSLKYSIRDVI